A window of Bradyrhizobium sp. AZCC 1610 contains these coding sequences:
- a CDS encoding 4-(cytidine 5'-diphospho)-2-C-methyl-D-erythritol kinase produces the protein MPGLSDEGRAKVNLTLRVNGRRSDGYHDLESVVAFADCADRLTLTPGSDLDLKMSGPLAQACGETSDNLVLKAARLLAERVPNMKAGSFSLDKVLPVAAGIGGGSADAAAALRLLSQLNGLALDDPRIIEVAQLTGADVPVCVRSRGCVMTGVGETLQPLSMPKMPCVMVNPGVPVATRDVFNALGLRNGELLVGATDVLLQDHWPDEKASLEDWVEALAASSNDLEAPAMRVQPVIGDVISALNATNGAWLARMSGSGATCFAIYENTAEAGRAAEKIRRDHPGWWVHAGTLS, from the coding sequence ATGCCGGGACTGAGTGATGAAGGGCGCGCCAAGGTCAACCTGACCTTGCGGGTGAATGGCCGTCGATCGGACGGCTATCACGATCTCGAAAGCGTGGTGGCGTTTGCCGACTGCGCCGACCGGCTGACGCTGACGCCGGGTTCGGATCTGGATTTGAAGATGTCGGGGCCGCTGGCGCAGGCGTGCGGCGAGACGTCGGACAATCTGGTGCTCAAGGCCGCGCGTCTGCTGGCCGAGCGCGTACCTAACATGAAGGCCGGCAGTTTCTCGCTCGACAAGGTCTTGCCGGTCGCGGCTGGAATCGGCGGAGGTTCGGCGGATGCCGCGGCGGCACTGCGGCTGCTTTCGCAATTGAATGGGCTCGCGCTCGACGATCCCCGCATCATCGAGGTCGCGCAACTGACCGGCGCCGACGTGCCGGTCTGCGTCAGGTCACGCGGCTGCGTCATGACCGGCGTCGGCGAAACGCTGCAGCCGCTCAGCATGCCGAAAATGCCCTGCGTGATGGTCAATCCCGGCGTTCCCGTCGCGACCCGCGACGTTTTCAACGCGCTCGGCCTGCGCAATGGCGAATTGCTGGTCGGTGCCACCGACGTGCTGCTGCAGGACCACTGGCCCGACGAAAAGGCATCGCTCGAAGATTGGGTTGAAGCGCTCGCCGCCAGTTCCAACGATCTGGAAGCGCCGGCCATGCGTGTCCAGCCCGTGATCGGTGACGTCATCTCGGCGCTCAACGCGACCAACGGCGCCTGGCTGGCACGGATGTCCGGATCGGGCGCTACCTGCTTTGCGATCTATGAGAACACCGCCGAAGCCGGCCGCGCGGCGGAGAAGATCCGGCGCGATCACCCCGGATGGTGGGTGCATGCGGGAACGCTGAGCTGA
- a CDS encoding LysE family translocator: MTSANFTLFLLAALVIAAVPGPGIFYVAARTLSGGKGAGFSSTFGTALGGLVHVIAGALGVSAIILASAELFTVLKFAGALYLVWLGLKTFREARDLLPQQVVAVGTQRVFREGVLVEALNPKTAAFFLAFIPQFLDPAGSHPALQFIALGLISVALNTLVDVVVVMMAATARAGLTRNPNLLQRLRQGSGLFIASLGISLALAKRPAS, translated from the coding sequence TTGACCAGCGCTAACTTCACATTGTTTCTCCTGGCCGCGCTTGTCATTGCCGCGGTCCCTGGTCCTGGAATCTTTTACGTCGCGGCACGGACGCTGTCGGGCGGCAAAGGCGCCGGCTTCTCCTCGACATTCGGGACTGCGCTCGGCGGGCTCGTGCATGTGATCGCGGGCGCGCTTGGCGTCTCGGCGATCATCCTTGCCAGCGCCGAGCTGTTCACCGTGCTCAAATTCGCAGGCGCGCTCTATCTGGTCTGGCTCGGCCTCAAGACGTTTCGCGAGGCGCGCGATCTGCTGCCGCAACAGGTCGTCGCTGTCGGTACACAGCGCGTGTTTCGGGAAGGCGTGCTGGTCGAAGCCCTGAACCCGAAGACCGCGGCGTTCTTTCTGGCTTTCATTCCGCAATTCCTCGACCCGGCCGGCAGCCACCCTGCGCTGCAGTTCATCGCGCTTGGCCTGATCTCGGTGGCGCTCAACACGTTAGTCGATGTCGTCGTGGTGATGATGGCGGCCACGGCGCGCGCCGGTCTCACGCGCAACCCGAACTTGCTTCAACGGTTGCGACAAGGCTCGGGGCTGTTCATCGCCAGTCTCGGTATTTCGCTGGCGCTGGCCAAGCGGCCGGCGAGTTAG
- a CDS encoding glycine--tRNA ligase subunit alpha: MDALPAHMRPERSFQGFILALQRFWAEQGCVILQPYDMEMGAGTFHPATTLRALGPKRWNAAYVQPSRRPKDGRYGENPNRLQHYYQFQVIMKPSPPNLQDLYLKSLAAIGIDSSLHDIRFVEDDWESPTLGAWGLGWECWCDGMEVSQFTYFQQVAGVECAPVAGELTYGLERLACYLQGVDRIMDLNFNGREGAEKVTYGEVFFQAEQEYSRHNFEHADTAMLFEQFKMAEDACRKYLAAGWKETSNRKEHLMALPAYDQCIKASHVFNLLDARGVISVTERQSYIMRVRELAKACGEAWVHTEAGRAV; encoded by the coding sequence ATGGACGCTTTGCCTGCCCATATGCGCCCCGAACGTTCGTTCCAGGGCTTCATCCTTGCTCTCCAGCGGTTCTGGGCGGAGCAGGGCTGCGTGATCCTGCAGCCCTACGACATGGAAATGGGCGCGGGCACGTTCCATCCCGCGACGACGCTGCGCGCACTCGGGCCCAAGCGCTGGAACGCCGCCTATGTGCAGCCCTCGCGGCGGCCGAAGGACGGCCGCTATGGCGAAAATCCCAACCGGCTGCAGCACTATTATCAGTTTCAGGTGATCATGAAGCCGTCGCCGCCGAACCTTCAGGACCTGTACCTGAAGTCGCTCGCCGCCATCGGCATCGATTCGAGCCTGCACGACATCCGCTTCGTCGAGGACGATTGGGAGAGCCCGACACTCGGCGCATGGGGGCTCGGCTGGGAGTGCTGGTGCGACGGCATGGAAGTCAGCCAGTTCACCTATTTCCAGCAGGTCGCGGGCGTCGAATGCGCGCCCGTTGCCGGGGAGCTGACGTACGGGTTGGAGCGGCTTGCCTGCTACCTGCAAGGCGTCGACCGAATTATGGATCTCAATTTTAACGGCCGCGAAGGCGCTGAGAAGGTCACTTATGGCGAAGTGTTCTTCCAGGCCGAGCAGGAATATTCCCGGCACAATTTCGAGCACGCGGATACGGCGATGCTGTTCGAGCAGTTCAAGATGGCGGAAGACGCCTGCCGGAAATATCTCGCGGCCGGATGGAAAGAGACCAGCAATCGGAAAGAGCATCTGATGGCGCTGCCGGCCTATGACCAGTGCATCAAGGCAAGCCATGTATTCAACCTGCTCGACGCCCGCGGCGTGATCTCGGTGACCGAGCGGCAGAGCTACATCATGCGGGTGCGCGAACTGGCAAAAGCCTGCGGCGAAGCCTGGGTTCACACCGAAGCGGGCAGGGCGGTCTGA
- a CDS encoding electron transfer flavoprotein-ubiquinone oxidoreductase, whose amino-acid sequence MSAEELPPRESMEFDVVIVGAGPSGLAAAIRLKQLNADLSIVVVEKGSEVGAHILSGAVIDPVSLDKLIPDWREDADCPLKTEVKDDRFYWTTATSAIRLPNFAMPPLMNNHHCYIGSLGDVCRWLGPKAEALGVEIYPGFAAAEVLYDDNGAVRGIATGDMGIARDGSLKDSFTRGMELLGKYTLFAEGARGSLSKQLIAKYSLDANSEPAKFGIGLKEVWEIDPAKHQKGLIQHSFGWPLNNSTGGGSFLYHYDDNKVAVGFVVHLNYDDPYLSPFDEFQRFKTHPSIRTVFEGGKRISYGARAITEGGYQSVPRLSFPGGALIGCAAGFVNVPRIKGVHNAMGSGMLAAEHVAAALGAGRANDELVEYENAWRDSAVGRDLHRVRNVKPLWSKFGTIIGVALGGFDMWCNTLGFSLFGTQSHAKPDRSTLDAAKARTPIAYPKPDGKLTFDKLSSVFLSNTNHEEDQPVHLKVADMNLQKTSEHDVYAGPSNRYCPAGVYEWVEEASGPRFQINAQNCVHCKTCDVKDPNGNITWVPPEGGGGPNYQGM is encoded by the coding sequence ATGAGCGCAGAAGAACTTCCTCCCCGCGAATCCATGGAATTCGACGTCGTGATCGTCGGCGCCGGGCCGTCGGGCCTTGCCGCTGCGATCCGGCTGAAGCAGCTCAATGCCGATCTCAGCATCGTCGTGGTGGAGAAGGGTTCCGAGGTCGGTGCGCATATTCTGTCGGGCGCAGTGATCGATCCGGTCTCCCTCGACAAGTTGATCCCCGATTGGCGTGAGGATGCCGATTGCCCGCTGAAGACAGAGGTCAAGGACGACCGTTTCTACTGGACCACGGCAACCAGCGCGATCCGGCTGCCGAACTTCGCCATGCCGCCGCTGATGAACAACCATCACTGCTATATCGGCTCGCTCGGCGACGTCTGCCGCTGGCTGGGACCGAAGGCGGAGGCGCTCGGCGTCGAAATCTATCCGGGCTTTGCCGCGGCCGAAGTGCTGTACGACGACAACGGCGCGGTACGGGGTATCGCGACCGGCGACATGGGCATCGCCAGGGATGGCAGTCTCAAGGATTCTTTCACGCGCGGCATGGAACTGCTGGGCAAATACACGCTGTTCGCCGAAGGTGCGCGTGGCAGCCTGAGCAAGCAATTGATCGCCAAATACTCCCTCGACGCCAACAGCGAGCCGGCGAAATTCGGCATCGGGCTGAAGGAAGTCTGGGAGATCGATCCCGCCAAGCACCAGAAGGGCCTGATCCAGCATTCGTTCGGCTGGCCGCTCAACAATTCGACCGGCGGCGGCTCGTTTCTCTACCATTACGACGACAACAAGGTGGCGGTAGGCTTCGTCGTGCACCTCAATTACGACGATCCGTATCTGTCGCCGTTCGACGAATTCCAGCGCTTCAAGACCCATCCCTCGATTCGCACCGTGTTCGAAGGCGGCAAACGGATTTCCTATGGCGCGCGCGCGATCACCGAGGGCGGTTATCAATCGGTGCCGCGTCTGAGTTTCCCGGGCGGCGCGCTGATCGGCTGCGCAGCCGGCTTCGTCAACGTGCCGCGCATCAAGGGCGTGCATAACGCGATGGGCAGCGGCATGCTCGCCGCTGAACATGTCGCCGCAGCGCTCGGCGCCGGCCGCGCCAATGACGAACTGGTCGAATACGAAAACGCCTGGCGGGATTCCGCCGTCGGCCGCGATCTGCACCGGGTCCGTAACGTCAAGCCGCTATGGTCAAAGTTCGGCACCATCATCGGCGTGGCGCTGGGCGGCTTCGACATGTGGTGCAATACGCTGGGCTTCTCGCTGTTCGGAACCCAGTCGCACGCCAAGCCCGATCGCTCGACGCTGGATGCGGCGAAGGCGCGCACCCCGATCGCCTATCCCAAGCCGGACGGCAAGCTGACTTTCGACAAGCTGTCGTCGGTGTTCCTCTCCAACACCAACCATGAAGAGGACCAGCCGGTTCATCTCAAGGTCGCCGACATGAACCTGCAGAAGACATCCGAGCACGATGTCTATGCCGGTCCGTCGAACCGCTATTGCCCGGCCGGCGTGTATGAATGGGTCGAGGAGGCCTCGGGTCCGCGCTTCCAGATCAACGCCCAGAACTGCGTCCACTGCAAAACCTGCGACGTGAAGGACCCGAACGGCAATATCACCTGGGTTCCACCGGAGGGCGGTGGCGGGCCCAACTACCAAGGTATGTAG
- a CDS encoding S49 family peptidase — translation MSEQISDRAGLPNLVDRVKQFIPARFRRDAAVVPVVRLSGVIGAVTPLRPGLTLAGIAKTLERAFATKHAKAVALVINSPGGSPVQSRQIYLRIRQLAAEKKLPVLVFVEDVAASGGYMIACAGDEIFCDPSSILGSIGVVGGSFGFQDLLKRIGVERRLYTAGEHKAMLDPFLPEDPDDVARLKALQREIHAIFIALVKGSRGARLKDTDDVLFTGEYWAGEKSVSLGLADKIGDIRSTLRERFGEKVLTPVIAPASGMLAGLLGRKSPGAGSLAAFDGIGGLPDELISALETRSIWAKFGF, via the coding sequence ATGAGTGAACAAATAAGTGATCGCGCGGGATTGCCGAACCTTGTTGACAGGGTGAAACAATTCATTCCGGCAAGATTCCGGCGCGACGCCGCCGTTGTTCCGGTGGTGCGCCTGTCGGGCGTCATCGGTGCGGTGACGCCGTTGCGGCCGGGGCTGACGCTGGCGGGCATCGCCAAGACACTCGAACGCGCTTTCGCCACCAAACACGCCAAGGCGGTGGCGTTGGTGATCAATTCGCCCGGCGGCTCGCCGGTGCAATCGCGCCAGATCTATTTGCGGATCAGGCAGCTTGCCGCGGAAAAGAAACTGCCGGTGCTGGTATTCGTCGAGGACGTCGCGGCGTCCGGCGGCTACATGATCGCCTGCGCCGGCGACGAGATATTCTGCGATCCGTCCTCGATCCTCGGCTCGATCGGTGTGGTCGGCGGCAGTTTCGGTTTTCAGGACCTGCTCAAACGAATTGGAGTGGAGCGGCGGCTCTACACGGCAGGCGAGCACAAGGCGATGCTCGATCCGTTCCTGCCGGAAGACCCCGATGATGTCGCACGTCTGAAGGCGCTTCAGCGCGAGATCCACGCCATCTTCATCGCCTTGGTCAAAGGCAGCCGCGGTGCGCGCCTCAAGGACACCGACGACGTCTTGTTCACCGGCGAATACTGGGCGGGCGAGAAGTCCGTGTCGCTGGGCCTTGCGGACAAGATCGGCGATATCAGGTCGACGCTGCGCGAGCGCTTTGGCGAGAAGGTGCTGACGCCTGTCATTGCGCCCGCAAGCGGGATGCTGGCCGGGCTGTTGGGCCGGAAATCGCCGGGGGCGGGCTCGCTGGCCGCCTTTGATGGTATCGGGGGATTGCCGGATGAACTGATTTCGGCGCTCGAAACCCGGTCAATTTGGGCCAAATTCGGGTTCTAG
- a CDS encoding tetratricopeptide repeat protein, whose translation MLSTRMNRWTFAAITLAALAAPAAVLAQTPEHTGDNAAQFPSKADLKSLTTSGSYLAARHASVERDAASAAAFYRSALRTDPKNNELLDRAFISSLADGDIDEAVKLADRILTMDKANRVARLVVGVRDLKQKKYAAAQLNINQSIRGPITDLVATLLSGWASYGAGDAKTAVANIDKLTGPEWYPIFKDLHTGMVLEISGKDKDAGARFERAYKLDDSMLRVSDAYARWLSRNKDGAAAAGIYEAFDKKLPRHPLVQEGLRDTRAGKKLSPLVDSAQAGAAEALYGIGATLTRRGGEDLALVYLQLALYLQPNHPLALLSLADLYESVKKPQMAIKVYERMPASSPLKRNAQIQLATNLDAADRSEEAIKILKGVTAEAPKDIEAIMALGNIERGRKKFNDCAATYTLAIDAMPGVTDKNTWVTYYYRGICLERSKQWSKAEVDMRKALELQPEQPHVLNYLGYSWIDQGINLDEGMKMIRRAVDQRPDDGYIVDSLGWAFYRIGNFEDAVKNLERAIDLKPEDPTINDHLGDAYWRIGRTLEAKFQWAHARDLKPEAEELPKIEAKIANGLPEDTSSAASADKKKEDGRGG comes from the coding sequence ATGCTTTCCACTCGTATGAATCGTTGGACCTTCGCCGCAATTACTCTCGCCGCACTGGCCGCACCGGCTGCGGTGTTGGCCCAGACGCCCGAACACACGGGCGACAACGCCGCGCAATTTCCGAGCAAGGCCGATCTGAAATCGCTGACGACGTCGGGCAGCTATCTCGCCGCGCGGCATGCCAGCGTCGAGCGCGACGCGGCTTCCGCCGCGGCATTCTATCGCTCCGCGCTGCGCACCGATCCCAAGAACAATGAACTGCTGGACCGTGCCTTCATTTCCTCGCTGGCCGATGGCGACATCGATGAAGCGGTCAAGCTCGCCGATCGTATCCTGACGATGGACAAGGCGAACCGCGTTGCGCGGCTGGTCGTCGGCGTCCGCGACCTCAAGCAGAAGAAATATGCGGCCGCGCAGCTCAACATCAACCAGTCGATCCGCGGACCGATTACCGACCTGGTCGCGACGCTGCTGTCGGGCTGGGCGAGCTACGGCGCCGGCGATGCCAAGACGGCGGTTGCCAATATCGACAAGCTGACCGGCCCCGAATGGTATCCGATCTTCAAGGATCTCCACACCGGGATGGTCCTCGAGATCTCGGGCAAGGACAAGGATGCCGGCGCGCGATTCGAGCGCGCCTACAAGCTCGACGATTCGATGCTGCGCGTATCCGACGCCTATGCGCGCTGGTTGTCGCGCAACAAGGATGGCGCGGCGGCGGCCGGCATATACGAGGCGTTCGACAAGAAGTTGCCGCGGCATCCTTTGGTGCAGGAAGGCCTGCGCGACACCCGGGCCGGCAAGAAGCTGTCGCCGCTGGTCGATTCGGCGCAGGCCGGTGCGGCAGAAGCCTTGTACGGCATCGGCGCCACGCTCACCCGCCGCGGCGGCGAGGATCTGGCGCTGGTCTATCTGCAGCTCGCGCTCTACCTGCAGCCCAACCATCCGCTGGCGCTGTTGTCGCTCGCCGATCTCTATGAGTCCGTGAAGAAGCCCCAGATGGCGATCAAGGTCTACGAGCGCATGCCGGCGAGTTCGCCGCTCAAGCGCAACGCGCAGATCCAGCTTGCCACCAATCTCGACGCCGCCGACCGCAGCGAAGAGGCGATCAAGATCCTGAAGGGCGTTACCGCGGAAGCGCCGAAAGATATCGAAGCCATCATGGCGCTCGGCAACATCGAGCGCGGCCGAAAGAAGTTCAACGATTGCGCCGCAACCTATACGCTCGCGATCGACGCGATGCCCGGGGTGACGGACAAGAACACCTGGGTCACCTACTATTATCGCGGTATTTGCCTGGAGCGCTCCAAGCAGTGGAGCAAGGCCGAAGTCGACATGCGCAAGGCGCTGGAGCTGCAGCCCGAGCAGCCGCATGTCCTGAATTATCTCGGCTATTCCTGGATCGACCAGGGCATCAACCTCGACGAGGGCATGAAGATGATCAGGCGCGCCGTCGATCAGCGTCCCGACGACGGCTACATCGTGGATTCGCTGGGCTGGGCGTTTTACCGGATCGGCAATTTTGAAGACGCAGTAAAGAATCTCGAGCGCGCGATCGATCTCAAGCCCGAGGATCCGACCATCAACGACCATCTCGGCGATGCCTATTGGCGCATCGGGCGGACACTGGAAGCCAAATTCCAGTGGGCCCATGCCCGCGACCTCAAGCCTGAGGCGGAAGAATTGCCGAAGATCGAGGCCAAGATTGCCAACGGTCTGCCCGAAGACACCTCTTCTGCGGCTTCCGCCGACAAGAAGAAAGAAGACGGCAGGGGCGGCTGA
- a CDS encoding tRNA1(Val) (adenine(37)-N6)-methyltransferase — MTDPVLELTEDAFLGGQLRLKQLKSGHRAGHDAVLLAAATSARSGDRIADLGAGVGAAGLAVARRVSGIDLVLVEIDAALAGLARANADANAIQADVIVLDVEADATAFAAAGLVPDSFDAVLMNPPFNDPARHRVSPDTARGTAHMATATTLSKWVHAARRILKSRGALTLIWRADGIAEVLSALDHGFGSLQVLPVHGDARGPANRILVRATKGGRAPTQIHPGLMLNDEQGVPNKRVQEILAGKESLPLANP; from the coding sequence ATGACTGACCCCGTCCTCGAACTCACCGAGGATGCGTTTCTCGGCGGGCAATTGCGTCTGAAGCAACTGAAATCGGGACATCGCGCCGGTCACGATGCGGTGCTGCTGGCAGCGGCGACGTCAGCCCGTTCGGGCGACCGTATCGCCGATCTCGGCGCCGGCGTCGGGGCCGCGGGCCTGGCGGTTGCCAGGCGGGTGTCCGGCATCGATCTGGTTCTGGTCGAGATCGATGCGGCGCTGGCGGGCCTTGCGCGCGCCAATGCGGATGCGAATGCGATTCAAGCTGACGTGATCGTGCTCGATGTGGAAGCTGATGCCACAGCCTTTGCCGCCGCCGGACTCGTTCCTGATAGCTTCGATGCGGTGCTGATGAATCCGCCCTTCAACGATCCCGCGCGGCATCGCGTCTCGCCGGACACGGCGCGCGGGACCGCGCATATGGCGACCGCAACGACGCTCTCAAAATGGGTTCACGCGGCGCGGCGCATTCTCAAATCGAGGGGGGCGCTGACGCTGATCTGGCGCGCCGACGGAATTGCCGAGGTGCTCTCGGCGCTCGATCACGGTTTCGGGAGCTTGCAGGTCCTGCCGGTTCATGGCGACGCGCGGGGGCCTGCCAATCGCATCCTGGTTCGCGCCACCAAGGGTGGGCGGGCGCCGACGCAAATCCATCCCGGCCTTATGCTCAATGACGAGCAAGGCGTGCCAAACAAAAGGGTGCAGGAGATTCTGGCCGGGAAGGAGAGCTTGCCGCTCGCGAACCCGTAG
- a CDS encoding uracil-DNA glycosylase, whose product MIPEPAPNIRQLLAFYLEAGVDCALREEPVDRLTEPDTPAAPVPVREAAPPRPLREMPAAMPAVPRSEIAPAPEAAIAIAREAARTAPTLEALRALLENFEGCALRNTATRLVFADGNPQARIMFVGEAPGRDEDIEGLPFVGRSGKLLDRMIAAIRLDRSKAYIANVIPWRPPGNRTPTPQETQICLPFIQRQIELVNPDVLVTLGNPSTQTLLSTREGIMRTRGKWFDYDTGTRTIRAMATFHPAYLLRSPSYKRMSWQDLRAIAKALEEVR is encoded by the coding sequence TTGATCCCCGAACCCGCGCCTAATATTCGGCAATTGCTGGCCTTTTACCTGGAGGCCGGGGTCGATTGCGCGTTGAGGGAGGAGCCGGTCGATCGGCTTACCGAGCCCGACACCCCTGCCGCTCCCGTCCCGGTCCGCGAGGCTGCGCCACCCCGCCCGTTGCGGGAAATGCCCGCCGCGATGCCGGCGGTTCCGCGCAGCGAAATAGCGCCCGCGCCGGAAGCGGCCATCGCCATCGCGCGCGAAGCGGCACGAACGGCGCCGACGCTGGAAGCGCTGCGTGCGCTCCTGGAAAATTTCGAGGGCTGCGCGCTCCGAAACACCGCGACGCGGCTGGTGTTTGCCGACGGCAATCCGCAAGCGCGCATCATGTTCGTCGGCGAAGCGCCCGGGCGCGACGAGGACATCGAGGGCCTGCCCTTTGTCGGACGTTCCGGCAAGTTGCTCGACCGGATGATCGCGGCGATCAGGCTCGACCGCAGCAAGGCCTACATCGCCAATGTCATTCCCTGGCGGCCGCCCGGCAACCGCACCCCGACGCCGCAGGAGACGCAAATCTGCCTGCCGTTCATCCAGCGGCAGATCGAGCTCGTGAATCCCGACGTGCTGGTGACGCTTGGCAATCCCTCGACGCAAACGCTGCTGTCGACCCGCGAGGGCATCATGAGGACGCGCGGAAAATGGTTCGACTACGACACCGGCACCCGCACCATCCGCGCCATGGCGACGTTCCATCCGGCCTATCTGCTGCGCTCGCCCTCCTACAAGCGGATGTCGTGGCAGGATCTGCGCGCCATCGCGAAGGCGCTGGAAGAAGTGCGTTAG
- a CDS encoding polyprenyl synthetase family protein: MAVIVPFESPSNASIDALVGLVAADMERVNTTILSRTGSEVTMIPEVANHLISSGGKRLRPMLTLAMANLTGYSGDGHIKLAASVEFMHTATLLHDDVVDESELRRGKLSARMLWGNEASVLVGDFLLGQAFRMMVEVGSLRALDILSSAAATIAEGEVMQLAAAKNTATTEDEYLAVIRGKTAELFAAACEVGPVIANRPKAEQTACRSVGMNLGIAFQLVDDVLDYGGKAAKLGKNIGDDFREGKITLPVVLAFRRGNDSERKFWIKALERGEIGDSDLDHAIGLMTKHRALEDTISRAQHYGAMAVDALALFPASPMKTALEQVVAFCLARSH; this comes from the coding sequence GTGGCGGTTATTGTACCCTTCGAAAGCCCGTCGAACGCTTCGATAGATGCGCTGGTCGGGCTCGTCGCCGCCGACATGGAGCGGGTCAACACCACGATCCTGTCGCGGACGGGGTCGGAAGTCACCATGATTCCGGAAGTCGCCAACCACCTGATCTCATCCGGTGGCAAACGTCTCCGCCCGATGCTGACGCTGGCGATGGCCAACCTCACCGGCTATTCCGGCGACGGCCATATCAAGCTCGCCGCCTCCGTCGAGTTCATGCACACCGCAACGCTGTTGCATGACGACGTGGTCGACGAGAGCGAACTGCGCCGCGGCAAGCTGTCGGCGCGGATGCTGTGGGGCAACGAGGCCAGCGTGCTGGTCGGCGACTTCCTGCTCGGCCAGGCCTTCCGCATGATGGTTGAGGTCGGCTCGCTGCGCGCGCTGGACATCCTCTCCTCCGCCGCGGCCACCATCGCCGAAGGCGAAGTGATGCAGCTTGCGGCAGCCAAGAACACCGCGACCACCGAGGACGAATACCTCGCGGTCATCCGGGGCAAGACGGCCGAACTGTTCGCCGCGGCCTGCGAGGTCGGACCTGTGATCGCCAACCGGCCGAAGGCCGAGCAGACCGCATGCCGCTCGGTCGGCATGAATCTCGGCATCGCGTTCCAGCTCGTCGACGACGTGCTCGACTATGGCGGCAAGGCTGCGAAACTCGGCAAGAACATCGGCGACGATTTCCGCGAGGGCAAGATCACGCTGCCGGTGGTGCTGGCATTCCGCCGCGGCAATGACAGCGAGCGCAAGTTCTGGATCAAGGCATTGGAGCGTGGCGAGATCGGCGACAGCGATCTCGATCATGCCATCGGCCTGATGACCAAGCACCGCGCGCTGGAAGACACGATCAGCCGCGCCCAGCATTACGGCGCGATGGCGGTCGACGCGCTGGCGCTGTTCCCGGCCTCGCCCATGAAGACCGCGCTCGAGCAGGTCGTGGCGTTCTGTCTGGCGCGGTCGCACTGA
- a CDS encoding putative signal transducing protein — protein sequence MRELVRTNDIVLVSAVGALLDGANIHHLVLDQNMSVIEGSLGILPRRILVHEDDNREARQLLTEAGLAHELRPDD from the coding sequence TTGCGGGAATTGGTCAGGACCAACGATATCGTGCTGGTTTCCGCGGTCGGTGCGCTGCTCGACGGCGCCAATATCCATCATCTGGTGCTGGACCAGAACATGAGCGTCATCGAGGGATCGCTCGGCATCCTGCCGCGCCGCATCCTGGTTCACGAGGACGACAATCGCGAGGCCCGCCAGCTACTGACCGAGGCGGGCCTGGCTCACGAATTACGCCCCGATGACTGA